A genome region from Bufo gargarizans isolate SCDJY-AF-19 chromosome 2, ASM1485885v1, whole genome shotgun sequence includes the following:
- the CDKN2AIPNL gene encoding CDKN2AIP N-terminal-like protein, with protein MAAESVQQFQSFCESDKQWRARKEFLLRNIEHFRGENETDKLLALSMVWANHVFMGCRYSEELLERVQGMAEGIEVEDAPHFTTREEIMRRNL; from the exons ATGGCGGCGGAGTCAGTCCAGCAATTCCAGAGTTTCTGCGAGAGTGATAAGCAATGGAGAGCCAGGAAGGAGTTTCTGTTAAGGAACATTGAACATTTCCGGGGAGAGAATGAAACGGACAAGCTGCTAGCCCTGTCTATGGTCTGGGCCAACCATGTGTTCATGGGCTGCAG ATACAGCGAGGAGCTCCTGGAGCGGGTGCAGGGCATGGCAGAAGGGATCGAAGTAGAAGATGCGCCACACTTTACCACCAGAGAGGAAATAATGAGACGG AATCTCTGA